A segment of the Hyperolius riggenbachi isolate aHypRig1 chromosome 8, aHypRig1.pri, whole genome shotgun sequence genome:
AGCAAAAGTTGAAATCGCTGGTGCAAACCCCTCGACTCTCCTTTCAGGCCACACTTCTTTGTGACTCATCACTTCCATATGCTAAACAAGTTGTGGTCAGTATCGTAAGCATTGTCTTATCCTGTTCTGCAACGTATGTGCTAGGAGGAGTTTGACTTTGCAGATGTTGCATTTATATATTTGACGCTGGAAAAATCATTTTTAACGGAAGTGGTATCAAGGCACCAGACAAAATCCTCTCCAGCCTTTATAAGAGCTGTATCTAAGATTTGTCTCCAGCAGGTTAGTGTTTTATACCTCTTTTGCAAAATACTTTTCTCTTTTCCACTACTCTCTCTGTAGTTAGTATAAATGTACATAACAACCTAATAATAACCTCAACTTTTAAAGTGAactcaaggtgagagtgatatagaggttgccatatttatttccttttaagcaatttacTCCATAGCCCCTTAAAGTCATTGgaaattgttataaaaaaaagtgggagtgtcgtgcgcagcgggttatgtGGGTTGGGTGCAGcgacatagctagcatagttgccccagtatgggtagtatagtgccccagtatagctagtatagttgccccagtatagttgccccagtatagctagtatagtgccccagtttgggtagtatagtgccccagtatatgtagtatagtaccccagtatgggtagcatagtgccccagtatagtaccccagtatgggtATTATTGTGCCCCACTAtagttgcccccccagtatacactcccctgcttaagccgaaccaccccccccccccacccccgccgcTGGTGTTACCTTGCTTAGCAGACGGACGCTTCCTCGCTTATATTCCCCTCTCCAGCGCGTTATTTACCTTCACAACAGCGCAccctgcggctgctgtgatgaggctggaagcaggagagcggttcccctggtaactggGATACACATCGTCGCTACAGGAAgcctctctcctgcttcctgcctcatcacagcagctcTGGTGTGAAGGAAAATAACACGCAGTAAAGGGTAATATAAGAGAGGAAGCTGCCGCCAGCTAAGCAAGGTAACACCAGCAGCGGCCAcgggggggaggtgggggcaaGAGGCCAGACCCGCGAACCACCAGCAAATGGCCCACGGActggcagtgggccgcggactgggggttggggacccctgctatagagccttaccactcctctcctggtgccctcatTGCAGCAGCAACTCCTCCGTTCAATCCCCCACCGTGGGGGACTTCGGAAACCAAGTCCTcgtgaagacaggtggctccatactgcgcaaaaGAGGGGGCTCGCGTGTGCGCAGATGGAGAGgcccactcgggctcccgaagactttcaaagcctccttcacagcagagagagaaagcaaattggttgaatactgttactggggagccagtgctggaacgagggcaccgggagagtagtgggaaggctctataggacccggagccttccctctttttaggtagtatctgttttgttttttttaatcgattCTCATTTATtataaagcatgcagcagatcaggtgtttctgacaatattgtcaggactgaaaatattagctgcatgcttgtttctggtgtaattcagacactactgcagccaaatagctcagcaagggtgccaggcaactggtattgtttaaaaggaaacctgagatggggcaggaagaaaaaaatatacatacccagggcttcctccagccccctccaggctgatcgatgCCTTGCCATCATCATCCGCCTCCTACTGGATCttctgcaatcagccccggtaagtcCTCCGGCCTATCCGTGCCTATTTGCGTGCCTCCTTCGCTCTCctgtgctgggagcattctgcacctgtgcagtactgtTGCCACAGGTGCGCGATAGGGGAGTGTGAGTGGCCAGGCTGAGCCTGCAACGACTGGCCCCAACGGGATAAATTACTGGGGCCAATTGCAAAAGATCCTGGAGGTgtcggaggacagcgtgggagcaatcagcctggacggggctggaggaagccccgggtatgtttaattttttttcctgccccatctcaggtacacgtaaaaggaaataaatatggcagcctccatatcactctaagCCCACAATCAAGGGGTTATTAGGGTGTTTCTACTGAAGCACCTAGggatttgggtgccgccatagctcACAACGTGATAAGCAGCTATGGTGGCACCAACAAGTTAATTTGGGTGAAATAGGCACCAGAGATCTGTTATTACACAACCAAACTCCGGCTGATAGCATGGAATGCATTGGGGAGTGAAACCGGATTTtggttattaacctccctggcgttctattaagatcgccagggcggctgcgggagggtttttttttaataaaaaaaaaactattacatgcagccaactgaaagttggctgcatgaaagcccactagagggcgctccgtatgtgtacttctgatcgcctccggcgatcagaagtaacaaggaaggccgcaatgagcggccttccttgtttcgctttcctcgtcgtcatggcgacgagcggagtgacgtcatggacatcagccgacgtcctgacgtcagccgcctccgatccagccctgtttgttccggctgcgctgggcttgggcggctagggggaccctctttagccgctgcacgcggcggatcgccgctgcccgcggcggatcgctgcgctgcggcggcgatcaggtagcacacgcggctggcaaagtgccggctgcgtgtgctcctttttatttgaataaaatcggcccagcggggcctgagaaatcctcctgcgcaggttaccccgagctgagctcgggataaccggcaaggaggttaaagtaaacctccagactaaaaatctactcagcagcactgaaaagctcTGTGTTTTTTAACAGTTTAACAGCataagaactttgtttttcttacccaagcctcatttttagctgcacagaagaaaactgccagggcattttttcccctaatgctgtgcaaagcatgatgggattttgatCATGAtggatgttgttctccttctgctgttttggcgcacatttgtttttttttcctttttatttgagatttgaagcctagcgtgcacagcgggtgatcaggacacagggcagttggaactgtgtctcatgcgccctgtcacctcctttcaaacaaaaagatggttgcccaaatgaaaaagatggctgctcccacaaaatcacaaacatttacctgttcttttaaaacagggtgggtaagagattatattacctatctattttaattaacataactaatgtaacttaatgacagtatgtttgtttagggtgaagttcccctttaaatagctGAACCCTGGCTTCAGATAGCGGCAGTGTTACTGGCAGTGCTGAAGTAATGGGCCTTTAGCTATAGTATAGCTGAGTGCCAGGAGGTTAATTTTGGCTCTGAAAATAGAGATGGGTGCTTGATTATACTATAGCCAAGTGGGTCAGGTGTTCTCGGCGCCTGCACACACTGCAAAGTGACTTGGACACCATCATAGACCATAATGttcattatggctatagcggcacagGGGGAATTTTTAGTTAAATAACTGTAAGGTGCCGGCAATAGCCGGACACCAAATTGCGTGTCCGAAGGGACaaattaggtaatcagtaggggaatatatttgttatattccctACTTTGCCTTTCGCGGGGTGAGTCATCTCTTGGCTTCTCCCCGTGCCCAGCTGACCATCGCCAGATTCATACGTATGCATAGGTATGTGCAGGGAATTCAGGGGTTAGGCGTCAGTGGTGAGGGTAGGTAACTGGCTAGCAGAGTTCAACTACATAATAGTTCAGCTTAGGTTAGTGGTGGATTGGTAAAGGGGAGAACAGTGTGAGAGTTATGTTAGCGAGACATGCGaggtgatgagatagacgtgtatgtacagtgcctagcacacacataactatgctgtgttctttttttttttatttctctgcctgaaaaagttaaaaattagaaaattagatatgcaagtgacagcttctgtttgggttgggaccgggtcagactataccGTAACACCCACTGATAAAAAAtttcagccataaaacactttcctggcagtaaatagcttctgagagtaggaaagagataaaaagggtccatagtttatagattttagctctggcatacttcaatgaatgtgtcattgagaagaggcaacgaaacagtaaaaacttgaaaagtaagatttaaaaaaataaaacaaaactgtgggataactaaaaaaagtcatttttagaaggaggaggacagatacaattgtttatcccactcatttattttcacctcggatgtcctttaaagtgacagttacattaccaatattctactatcggcaatTTGGCATTACCAGGCATCTGAATTCTCAATCATCTTTATTCCATGTACACATTTCTACACTCCACCTTGGACACCTTCTCTCACTTTCACATGCAAGGCTTTCCATGAGCTTCACCCCTCCTTTGGAACACCCCTCTCTACAACTCATCCATCAAACCCCAAGATATCAACTCTTCAAGCCCATCCCAGAAATGTGCCTCTTTCTCCCAGACATATATCTATATTTGAAGCAGACATCAAAAGACTTACTGCCTCACTCTCTGTCTAGCTCCTTCATCACCTTACCTAGCATCTCCACCCCACTCCCTTCTAGATTGCAAGCTCACAAGAGCAcaatcctccccccttttctctgaCCTCTTTTTAGCATTGTATATCAAATGGCTGTATATACACAATATTAGCatgctacacatcaactatgtaagtATTTTTGTACTTGTGCTGATAGATGTTCTGAATGAACTGCGCAAGAACGATAAATATATCGATGGTGCCCACTATGGTCTACATTGTACTTTGTACAGTGTCATCATGGCAGATGatgacactatataaataaatgataCTAAAAACAGCCTAGAATTTATTTGACATTAAATATAAAAATCTTCATTGGTTTTCAGCTAACAGATGTCTGCGATGTTGAACTCATCTGGGAACTTTACCGGCTGCCAACCACAACCCGTCAACCCCTTCATCCCTATCTTCTTAAGCTTCATCTTCTTCATTGGCTTTGTGCTGAACTGTATCAGTTTATGGATCTTTTGGTTCAAAGTTAAGCAATGGAATGCAATGGTGGTTCTCCAGTTCAACTTGGCCATCACTGATGCCATGGTCACTCCAGCAGCTCCTCTGATCATTATATATAGCCTGACGGACCGATGGAGTTTTGGAGTGTTCTTATGTCAGTTCGAAATCTTCATACTGAGCATCCATGTTTATGGGAGCATGTATTTCCTCGCCGTAATCAGCATCTTCCGATATTTCTCCGTTGCCCAAAATGCCAAAAGAAAGGTCTTGACCACAAAACCATTCATCAAGAACCTTTGCCTTATTATGTGGGGTTTTCTGATATGCCAAGCGATTCCTTCCTTTTTTGTTGTGGAAACTTCTGAAGTCCATGGAGTTACCAGATGCCTCAGCATCCAGCAAACTGACCAAACacgtttattttatattttgacCTGGGTCGTCCTTTTCGTTGGGCTCCTAATTCCTTTCTTCATAACATTGGCCAGCTACAGTCTACTAATTAGGTACCTCCTCAGGGTCAAACCAATGAACTCCCTCAGCAAAGTTATGTTATCCAAGTCGGTGATGACTATATTTGTCACTTTGATGATCTTTATAATCTGTTACATTCCCAACAACATCACCAGGGTTGCGGTGATCACCATTGCATCGTTCTACCGAGACAATTGTTCATTGTTGGAAAATGTTGAGAATGTCTTTAATATCACTGCAGCAATCATGGCAACAAATTGCTTAATGGATCCCATATTGTACTGTTTTGCTTCTGATAAATTTAGAACTGCATTCATAAGTTGGTGTACTTTGTGTTGTCCTTCTCCACAAAGACAGCATCAGGAGAACTCAGAAGACTGCGGCTTTGGTGGCCAGGCTGAGACACCTAAAGATATGCAGCAGCACCCTGCTCCAATTCTAACTATGGACAGCTCGCCTTAGGGTGCCTTCAACAGCTCATCTCTTTACCGTAACAACAATGTTGCTGCTTACTTGCTTTACATAAACTTAGCAAAGATAAGATGACAACAGCTAAAACTACCCTTCAAAGCCAGTTTTACTTAGGTAAGCACCAACGCTCACAGCTCATTTGGCACACTAATGTTTGTCCTatattcaggggcataactaaaaatcaggggggccccagcaaaactttgatggagcccccaatgtttacaccctttcccttacctacccctggtgaccctcacagtaatcagttgaaaagggcacctgagccatctgtattaaaagggcgcctccatagacttcaatgttactTCTGTAAAAATGTTTCAGTACCGGTTAGCCacacaaattatgtaggtagaaaaaaaccaaggtcttgtaaaagtaataccttttaataacAAAATGGAGACACCGatcgcccaatatagtgtagtaagtactggtaaatgaatatgacaagtaagtatttatttatactcacaaacgtgggttaccgtccaggtaaccactttatcagcaggtgaggagattagacctgtccccagggATGGGCACAAATTCGAattcgggtgaatccggatagttgctatctgtatttcacccagttacctgtgcggggtgggcagggggtcaatcttacctatctgatgtcttcttcggtccgtccctcagcacctcccacgatgcggttcacacggcggtcacgtgattacaaacacttcttccttccgggttgaaggaggaagtgtttgtactcacgtgacgcgcatggaccgcattgtgggaggcgccgagggacagaccgaagaagacgtcagataggtaagcttaaccccctgaccaccccgcacaggtaaatGGGTGAAATCCAGATAGTAACTATCTGGATTCACCCAAATTCGAATTTGAGCCTATCcctgcctgtccccactcaggattaataagtcgctctctgtagataggaaatacgGGGCAACACCTCTCCACCAAGGGGGGGACTCAGGAACTATGtatgcagacagaggcgccagaagaataaaatatactaaaaactttaaaacgAGAGGAGGCTGTGGTGgggggagcaggaaaaaatggcgcatacTGCAATAGAAACTTTCTGGCGCACTATTGAAAAGCACGGTAAACATAATTTACCGTTTTTGAAGTGCAACATTCTGGCGCACAGCTGCTATCTTAAGTGCAGGAGGGAAATAATGGCGCAGGGCACTTCAAAACGATAAATTACATTTTCAGTGCTTTTCAATGCTGCACCAGAAAGTTTTTCTTTATCCTGCTCCGGGCGCTGTGAGCATGGACTGTGCTCCCACCTCCAGACTgtctcttccacagcgctgtgtgCAGCGGTTATACGCCCGCTGGATCCTTTTCTCTATGCTCCGTGCGGGTGCTGGGAAGCGATGCTCCTCTCTGCTCCGGGTGCCAGCAGCCGCTGGGAATGCATTCTCCTCCGGAGCTGGTGCACTGGACCTCCAGCGCGCCAATCCTCTTCTGTGCTGCACTTCTCCAGTCACGGCTTCCCCAGCGCTCCTCTCCGGTGTGCCCGGCTTCCAGTGCTGTGCGGGGCTTGTCAACCCCCACTAAATGCGGACAGCTCAGTTTGCTCCCGGCCAGGTGCTGGTCTCAGCCAGCCTGAGGTCTAAGAGCGCAGGACAGTAACAATAAGGGCCGCCGTTCTTGGAAATGAAGCCGCACTACACCTCCGTATCAACTCTGGCTGGCCAGACGAGCAGCAGTGAGTACAAATGTGTGCTGTAGGAACGTTTTAAAGACAATTACAttaaaacgctaaatagcgttttaagcaCATTTTCGTTTGCaaccatgcgccattttttcccagcGCCACTTTTGACTGTAtccgtggtgggcttacctcctccaagcagacacatacGAATGTTGTGTTAATTCAAACAACAAAAGATTTATttgtatactccagaaagtgcaagtgcaacgcgtttcgtgggaatctcacgctttatcaggcaatacgaaaggagcataaaactcaaataggTCTGGTACAAAGCTGAGCTTCgtatgtgtctgcttggaggaggtaagtccaccaccactgcctcctcacgttttaaagtttttagtatattttattcttctggcgcctctgtctgctcaCATAATACCTTTTATTGAATAACTGTTAAAGTTAAATGATGTAATCTTTCTGCGATCTAGTCCcctttttcaggaatatttcCAGATATTAGCTGAagcaaaactataatggcttgAAAActgagaatacattttttttttttttaaagactctTTATTTTTCAAATATATAAAGCAAGGAAATTGTACAAACATTCCAGGAGTAAAATATGCATAATAACAAAAAGTGGACATTACATCAGGAGTGTCAGCAAATATCCAGTACATAATGTAGACCAaggaataatgcaagtatagtggtC
Coding sequences within it:
- the LOC137527459 gene encoding lysophosphatidic acid receptor 6-like; translated protein: MLNSSGNFTGCQPQPVNPFIPIFLSFIFFIGFVLNCISLWIFWFKVKQWNAMVVLQFNLAITDAMVTPAAPLIIIYSLTDRWSFGVFLCQFEIFILSIHVYGSMYFLAVISIFRYFSVAQNAKRKVLTTKPFIKNLCLIMWGFLICQAIPSFFVVETSEVHGVTRCLSIQQTDQTRLFYILTWVVLFVGLLIPFFITLASYSLLIRYLLRVKPMNSLSKVMLSKSVMTIFVTLMIFIICYIPNNITRVAVITIASFYRDNCSLLENVENVFNITAAIMATNCLMDPILYCFASDKFRTAFISWCTLCCPSPQRQHQENSEDCGFGGQAETPKDMQQHPAPILTMDSSP